GCACCACCTTGTCGATGTCGTCCGTGGTGGCACCCGGCTTGACCGCCTTGCCGCCCTCCTCCAGGGCCTGCGCCGCGATGCGGCTCGCGACCCGCATCGCCTCGATCACCTCGGGCGTGCGCACGCCGTTGCCGGTGTCCCGCTTCGGCGCCGGCTTGTCCACGTACTCGGGACGGGCGATGGAACTGGGGACGTCACGGCGCGGCGTCTGGACGCCGGGAACCAGCGGGGCACGAACGGACATGCCCCCACTTTACGACGGCCCGCTCAGCCGACCCCCGCCAGGAACCGGTGCGCGGCCTGCACCGCCGGTTTGGACGATCCGGCCTCGGTCAGCAGCACGGCGAACGCCAGGTCACCGCGGTATCCGACGAACCAGCCGTGCGAGCGGGAGCCGTCCCCGAACTGGGCGGTGCCGGTCTTGCCCGCGACGTCGGGGATGTCACGCAGGCCGGTCGCGGTCCCCGCCGTGACGACCTCGCGCATCATCGCGCGCAACGCGCCCAGGACGTCGTCCGACGGCGGGTCGCCGACGTTCTGCGTGGTCGCGGGCATGCCCTTGACGATCGACGGCGTCGGCACCTTCCCGGCCTGCACGGTGGCCGCGGCCAGCGCCATACCGAACGGGCTGGTCACCACCGTGCCCTGGCCGAAGCCGTTCTCCGCCCGCTGGACGGCCGAGTCGCTGGGCGGGACCGTGCCGGTCACCGTGGTCAGGCCGGGGACGACGAAGTCCGCGCCGATCCCGAACGAGCGGGCGGCGTCGGTGAGCGCCGTCGACGGCAGCCCGGCGGCGAGCCGGGCGAAGGTCGTGTTGCACGAGCGCGCGAACGCCGTCTTCAGCGGGACGCGCCCCAGGTCGAACCGGCCTTCGTTCGGGACGACGCGGTTCTCGATCGTCGTGGTGCCGGGGCAGTCGACGGGGCTGCCGGCCTCGACGTCACCGGCCGACAGCGCGGCCGCCGCCGTCACGATCTTGAACGTCGACCCGGGCGGGTAGCGCCCGGACAGGGCCAGTGAGCCCTCTTCGTCGGCGGCTTCGTTCTGCGCGACGGCCAGGATGTCCCCGCTCGACGGCTGGATCGCCACCAGCGCGCCCGGGTACTGCTCGGTGGCCAGGGCCTGCTCGGCGGCGGCCTGGATCCGCGCGCTGAGCGTGCTGGTGACCGCGGGCGACGGGCTCGGCGGCTCGGCCTTGAGCTCGGAGACCTCGCCGCCGGTGACGTCCCGGGTGACGATCCGCCAGCCCGCCGCCCCGGCCAGCTGCTGCTCGACCAGCGCGCGGATGCCGGGGAGGACCTGCTGCCCGGAGCCTCGGGTGACCGGCAGCAGCCGCTCCTGGCTGGCGAACCGGACGCCGGGCAGGTCGTAGATCACCGGTTTGACCCGCTGGTAGTCGCCGGCCCGCAGGGTGATCACCGGGTAGGCGTCGCCGGGCTTGGTCTTGTTCATCCCGTCGAGCACCGACCGGCCGGTGACCGACGGCTCGTACCGGTGCAGCGCCTTCGCAAGCGAGCCGGCGACGGCGCTCGCGTTGCCCGTCTTCTGCGGGTCGACGACCACCCCGATCACGGTCTGCGGGCGCATCAGCGGCACGCCGTCGCGGTCGAGGACCGGCGCGGTCTCGGGCAGCTGCGGCAGCAGGCCGAGGGTCTGGCCGACGGCCAGCTGCGGGTGCACGACCGTCGGCTGCCAGTGCACCTGCCAGCCGTTCTCGGCCGCGCGCAGCTGGGCGTCGGCGCGGTAGGTCCAGGTGCGGCCGTGCGGCAGGTGCCAGGTGAGCCGGTAGCCGGCGGTGACGGTGTCGCCGTTCGCCGGCTCCTTCACCTCTTCGTCGTCGACGTCCAGGGACTCTGGCTCGAGCACGCCGCGGACCTGGGACAGCACGGTCGTGGCCGCGTCCGGCGAATCGGTGTTCGCGGCCGCGGCGGCGACGTCCCCGGCCGCGACGGCGTCGAGGAAGGCGGAGAGGGCGTCCTCGGGACCGTCGCCCGAGCACCCGGCGGTGGTCGCGGCGGCGAGCAGCAGCACCGCGAGCGCACCGCGGCGTCGACGTGCACTCATGGCGGGATGATGCCTGGTCAGCAGGGGTGTCCCGGCCTCGAAACGCCGCCACGGAAGAGTGGCTAGAAGAGCACCGTCGCGTACTGGCCGACCTGCTGGAAGCCGATCTTGCGGTAGGCCGCGAGGGCGGGGGTGTTGAAGGCGTTGACGTAGAGGCTGGCGGTGCGGCCCA
This genomic window from Amycolatopsis mongoliensis contains:
- a CDS encoding penicillin-binding transpeptidase domain-containing protein, giving the protein MSARRRRGALAVLLLAAATTAGCSGDGPEDALSAFLDAVAAGDVAAAAANTDSPDAATTVLSQVRGVLEPESLDVDDEEVKEPANGDTVTAGYRLTWHLPHGRTWTYRADAQLRAAENGWQVHWQPTVVHPQLAVGQTLGLLPQLPETAPVLDRDGVPLMRPQTVIGVVVDPQKTGNASAVAGSLAKALHRYEPSVTGRSVLDGMNKTKPGDAYPVITLRAGDYQRVKPVIYDLPGVRFASQERLLPVTRGSGQQVLPGIRALVEQQLAGAAGWRIVTRDVTGGEVSELKAEPPSPSPAVTSTLSARIQAAAEQALATEQYPGALVAIQPSSGDILAVAQNEAADEEGSLALSGRYPPGSTFKIVTAAAALSAGDVEAGSPVDCPGTTTIENRVVPNEGRFDLGRVPLKTAFARSCNTTFARLAAGLPSTALTDAARSFGIGADFVVPGLTTVTGTVPPSDSAVQRAENGFGQGTVVTSPFGMALAAATVQAGKVPTPSIVKGMPATTQNVGDPPSDDVLGALRAMMREVVTAGTATGLRDIPDVAGKTGTAQFGDGSRSHGWFVGYRGDLAFAVLLTEAGSSKPAVQAAHRFLAGVG